A single window of Drosophila suzukii chromosome 3, CBGP_Dsuzu_IsoJpt1.0, whole genome shotgun sequence DNA harbors:
- the rgn gene encoding trichohyalin isoform X1, translating into MSGSHKMWCCQVFILALFAHTISAEFHISAAQAGVSFDGPSPSQRTDAVTPTSRPKRRVYALCPPQFHRVGTDCYSLVEQRSSWLEAHFFCKDKNANLTEPGKHADRKLRQFLQKQDALSGEKDPIWLGATYDHHNNQWQWSMSGRSLTTDSFSRTDPAYVQLVSNSQPLDNNCAIYDPNLKYRWSARPCSDKLRFICQHKMPKVSGPNRFKIYNRWNATYPNQLANEVVLEILEPRENDRRFHRRVKAEGSDEEMIIPNRRRNNNRRNNQRNRPVQNQNQHPNDVNYQPSEQRQRNRPRASTVAPPATQSVNPSNDVLPASPTPQQMTQYDRKLQRQRERERRRQLRRQERQKLARKQKQEKQRRQKEERQRLQREEQQRRQRLQHDEPKPQEIDELRQRSEEEHEKKQRAEQERKLRNEQEKKQREDQERKQKEDQEKQQRDEQERIRQAEEEQQARSHQQQLHENQQQQLRELKAKQQRQEQEQEYQQQKRDRELEILKQRQLETDRQHAAEEEAEKLRLERIQKQRELEAEQRREREEQRRKQREEQEELDRQNHAKRLAEEKRLQELYAERLKQANTEREKQLAQAHEAKRLEELKLQEQLKKQEDERQEQIRREQEEEEKRQELQRLEEARRFEEKELKRLHEDNLRREQQKLQREQEIALRKAAEQKLAEEEEILRKELSEEERAVKQRLEDEMRQEEESRKAKEAEERAAEEAKAAEQKRRLEAAKKQADEEVKAKLEEKRREYASRISALSPEDQRKFIEMRKRRKQLKEKKERDQRAKELKRIQQAMRLDDNE; encoded by the exons ATGAGTGGCAGCCATAAAATGTGGTGCTGTCAAGTATTTATCTTAGCTTTAT TTGCCCACACAATTTCGGCGGAGTTTCATATCAGCGCAGCTCAGGCCGGCGTCAGTTTCGATGGGCCCTCGCCGTCCCAAAGAACGGATGCAGTGACTCCAACTTCCAGGCCAAAGCGTCGCGTATACGCCCTGTGCCCGCCACAGTTCCATCGCGTGGGCACCGATTGCTACTCGCTGGTGGAGCAGCGCAGCAGCTGGCTGGAGGCGCACTTCTTCTGCAAGGACAAGAATGCCAATCTCACGGAGCCGGGAAAACACGCCGACCGCAAGCTGAGACAGTTCCTCCAAAAACAGGATGCCCTATCAGGCG AAAAAGATCCAATTTGGTTGGGAGCCACCTATGACCACCACAACAACCAATGGCAGTGGAGCATGAGCGGACGCAGTCTGACCACCGACTCCTTCAGCCGCACCGATCCCGC CTATGTGCAACTTGTCTCCAACAGCCAACCATTGGATAATAACTGTGCCATCTACGATCCGAATCTCAAGTACCGCTGGTCGGCGCGTCCCTGCTCGGATAAGTTGCGCTTCATCTGCCAGCACAAGATGCCGAAGGTGAGCGGACCGAATCGCTTTAAGATCTACAACCGCTGGAACGCCACCTATCCGAACCAGCTGGCCAACGAGGTGGTGCTGGAGATTCTGGAACCGCGTGAGAACGATCGCAG ATTCCACCGCCGTGTTAAGGCCGAGGGCAGTGACGAGGAGATGATCATCCCCAACCGACGCCGCAACAATAATCGCCGCAACAACCAGAGGAACCGCCCAGTCCAAAACCAGAATCAGCATCCCAACGATGTGAACTACCAGCCGTCGGAGCAGCGTCAAAGGAATCGTCCTCGTGCCTCCACAGTGGCGCCACCAGCTACCCAATCAGTTAACCCATCCAATGATGTCCTGCCTGCCTCACCCACGCCCCAGCAGATGACCCAGTATGATCGCAAGTTGCAACGCCAGCGGGAGAGGGAACGTCGCCGCCAGTTGCGTCGCCAGGAGCGCCAGAAGTTGGCCAGAAAGCAAAAGCAGGAGAAGCAACGCCGCCAAAAGGAGGAGCGACAGCGATTGCAGCGGGAGGAGCAGCAGCGCCGCCAGCGATTGCAGCATGATGAGCCCAAGCCCCAGGAGATCGATGAACTGCGTCAGCGTTCTGAAGAGGAGCATGAAAAGAAGCAAAGGGCTGAGCAGGAAAGGAAACTAAGGAATGAGCAGGAAAAGAAGCAGCGGGAGGACCAGGAAAGAAAACAAAAGGAGGACCAAGAAAAGCAGCAGAGGGATGAGCAGGAGAGGATCAGGCaggcggaggaggagcagcaggcCAGAAGccaccagcagcagctccacgagaaccagcagcagcagctccgCGAACTCAAGGCCAAGCAGCAGCGCCAGGAACAGGAGCAGGAATACCAGCAGCAGAAGCGCGATCGCGAACTGGAGATCCTGAAGCAACGCCAGTTGGAAACCGATCGCCAGCATGCCGCCGAAGAGGAAGCGGAGAAGCTTCGCCTAGAGCGCATCCAGAAACAACGCGAACTGGAGGCGGAACAGCGAAGGGAACGCGAGGAGCAGCGTCGCAAGCAGCGCGAGGAGCAGGAGGAACTGGATCGGCAGAATCATGCCAAGCGTTTGGCCGAGGAGAAGCGCTTGCAGGAGCTGTACGCCGAGCGACTCAAGCAGGCCAATACGGAGCGGGAGAAGCAACTGGCCCAGGCCCACGAGGCCAAACGTCTCGAGGAACTGAAGCTGCAAGAGCAGCTGAAGAAGCAGGAGGACGAGCGCCAGGAGCAGATCCGCCGCGaacaggaggaggaggagaagcGCCAGGAACTGCAGAGGCTCGAGGAAGCGCGACGCTTCGAGGAGAAGGAGCTGAAGCGCCTGCACGAGGACAACCTGCGGCGCGAGCAGCAGAAGCTTCAGCGCGAGCAGGAAATAGCACTCCGCAAGGCCGCCGAACAGAAGCTGGCCGAAGAGGAGGAGATCCTGCGCAAGGAGCTGAGCGAGGAGGAGCGGGCGGTGAAGCAGCGCCTGGAGGACGAGATGCGCCAGGAGGAGGAATCGCGCAAGGCCAAGGAGGCGGAGGAGCGGGCTGCCGAGGAGGCCAAGGCCGCCGAGCAGAAGCGACGCCTGGAGGCGGCCAAGAAGCAGGCCGACGAGGAGGTCAAGGCCAAGCTGGAGGAGAAGCGGCGCGAGTATGCCAGTCGAATCTCGGCGCTGAGTCCCGAGGACCAGAGGAAGTTCATCGAGATGCGCAAGCGGCGCAAGCAGCTCAAGGAGAAGAAGGAGCGTGACCAGAGGGCGAAGGAGCTCAAGCGGATACAGCAGGCCATGCGGTTGGACGATAACGAGTAG
- the rgn gene encoding trichohyalin isoform X2 has product MSGSHKMWCCQVFILALFAHTISAEFHISAAQAGVSFDGPSPSQRTDAVTPTSRPKRRVYALCPPQFHRVGTDCYSLVEQRSSWLEAHFFCKDKNANLTEPGKHADRKLRQFLQKQDALSGEKDPIWLGATYDHHNNQWQWSMSGRSLTTDSFSRTDPAQPLDNNCAIYDPNLKYRWSARPCSDKLRFICQHKMPKVSGPNRFKIYNRWNATYPNQLANEVVLEILEPRENDRRFHRRVKAEGSDEEMIIPNRRRNNNRRNNQRNRPVQNQNQHPNDVNYQPSEQRQRNRPRASTVAPPATQSVNPSNDVLPASPTPQQMTQYDRKLQRQRERERRRQLRRQERQKLARKQKQEKQRRQKEERQRLQREEQQRRQRLQHDEPKPQEIDELRQRSEEEHEKKQRAEQERKLRNEQEKKQREDQERKQKEDQEKQQRDEQERIRQAEEEQQARSHQQQLHENQQQQLRELKAKQQRQEQEQEYQQQKRDRELEILKQRQLETDRQHAAEEEAEKLRLERIQKQRELEAEQRREREEQRRKQREEQEELDRQNHAKRLAEEKRLQELYAERLKQANTEREKQLAQAHEAKRLEELKLQEQLKKQEDERQEQIRREQEEEEKRQELQRLEEARRFEEKELKRLHEDNLRREQQKLQREQEIALRKAAEQKLAEEEEILRKELSEEERAVKQRLEDEMRQEEESRKAKEAEERAAEEAKAAEQKRRLEAAKKQADEEVKAKLEEKRREYASRISALSPEDQRKFIEMRKRRKQLKEKKERDQRAKELKRIQQAMRLDDNE; this is encoded by the exons ATGAGTGGCAGCCATAAAATGTGGTGCTGTCAAGTATTTATCTTAGCTTTAT TTGCCCACACAATTTCGGCGGAGTTTCATATCAGCGCAGCTCAGGCCGGCGTCAGTTTCGATGGGCCCTCGCCGTCCCAAAGAACGGATGCAGTGACTCCAACTTCCAGGCCAAAGCGTCGCGTATACGCCCTGTGCCCGCCACAGTTCCATCGCGTGGGCACCGATTGCTACTCGCTGGTGGAGCAGCGCAGCAGCTGGCTGGAGGCGCACTTCTTCTGCAAGGACAAGAATGCCAATCTCACGGAGCCGGGAAAACACGCCGACCGCAAGCTGAGACAGTTCCTCCAAAAACAGGATGCCCTATCAGGCG AAAAAGATCCAATTTGGTTGGGAGCCACCTATGACCACCACAACAACCAATGGCAGTGGAGCATGAGCGGACGCAGTCTGACCACCGACTCCTTCAGCCGCACCGATCCCGC CCAACCATTGGATAATAACTGTGCCATCTACGATCCGAATCTCAAGTACCGCTGGTCGGCGCGTCCCTGCTCGGATAAGTTGCGCTTCATCTGCCAGCACAAGATGCCGAAGGTGAGCGGACCGAATCGCTTTAAGATCTACAACCGCTGGAACGCCACCTATCCGAACCAGCTGGCCAACGAGGTGGTGCTGGAGATTCTGGAACCGCGTGAGAACGATCGCAG ATTCCACCGCCGTGTTAAGGCCGAGGGCAGTGACGAGGAGATGATCATCCCCAACCGACGCCGCAACAATAATCGCCGCAACAACCAGAGGAACCGCCCAGTCCAAAACCAGAATCAGCATCCCAACGATGTGAACTACCAGCCGTCGGAGCAGCGTCAAAGGAATCGTCCTCGTGCCTCCACAGTGGCGCCACCAGCTACCCAATCAGTTAACCCATCCAATGATGTCCTGCCTGCCTCACCCACGCCCCAGCAGATGACCCAGTATGATCGCAAGTTGCAACGCCAGCGGGAGAGGGAACGTCGCCGCCAGTTGCGTCGCCAGGAGCGCCAGAAGTTGGCCAGAAAGCAAAAGCAGGAGAAGCAACGCCGCCAAAAGGAGGAGCGACAGCGATTGCAGCGGGAGGAGCAGCAGCGCCGCCAGCGATTGCAGCATGATGAGCCCAAGCCCCAGGAGATCGATGAACTGCGTCAGCGTTCTGAAGAGGAGCATGAAAAGAAGCAAAGGGCTGAGCAGGAAAGGAAACTAAGGAATGAGCAGGAAAAGAAGCAGCGGGAGGACCAGGAAAGAAAACAAAAGGAGGACCAAGAAAAGCAGCAGAGGGATGAGCAGGAGAGGATCAGGCaggcggaggaggagcagcaggcCAGAAGccaccagcagcagctccacgagaaccagcagcagcagctccgCGAACTCAAGGCCAAGCAGCAGCGCCAGGAACAGGAGCAGGAATACCAGCAGCAGAAGCGCGATCGCGAACTGGAGATCCTGAAGCAACGCCAGTTGGAAACCGATCGCCAGCATGCCGCCGAAGAGGAAGCGGAGAAGCTTCGCCTAGAGCGCATCCAGAAACAACGCGAACTGGAGGCGGAACAGCGAAGGGAACGCGAGGAGCAGCGTCGCAAGCAGCGCGAGGAGCAGGAGGAACTGGATCGGCAGAATCATGCCAAGCGTTTGGCCGAGGAGAAGCGCTTGCAGGAGCTGTACGCCGAGCGACTCAAGCAGGCCAATACGGAGCGGGAGAAGCAACTGGCCCAGGCCCACGAGGCCAAACGTCTCGAGGAACTGAAGCTGCAAGAGCAGCTGAAGAAGCAGGAGGACGAGCGCCAGGAGCAGATCCGCCGCGaacaggaggaggaggagaagcGCCAGGAACTGCAGAGGCTCGAGGAAGCGCGACGCTTCGAGGAGAAGGAGCTGAAGCGCCTGCACGAGGACAACCTGCGGCGCGAGCAGCAGAAGCTTCAGCGCGAGCAGGAAATAGCACTCCGCAAGGCCGCCGAACAGAAGCTGGCCGAAGAGGAGGAGATCCTGCGCAAGGAGCTGAGCGAGGAGGAGCGGGCGGTGAAGCAGCGCCTGGAGGACGAGATGCGCCAGGAGGAGGAATCGCGCAAGGCCAAGGAGGCGGAGGAGCGGGCTGCCGAGGAGGCCAAGGCCGCCGAGCAGAAGCGACGCCTGGAGGCGGCCAAGAAGCAGGCCGACGAGGAGGTCAAGGCCAAGCTGGAGGAGAAGCGGCGCGAGTATGCCAGTCGAATCTCGGCGCTGAGTCCCGAGGACCAGAGGAAGTTCATCGAGATGCGCAAGCGGCGCAAGCAGCTCAAGGAGAAGAAGGAGCGTGACCAGAGGGCGAAGGAGCTCAAGCGGATACAGCAGGCCATGCGGTTGGACGATAACGAGTAG
- the barc gene encoding 17S U2 SnRNP complex component HTATSF1 gives MSDEGESKPEQAAKPEAEEESEEKIEEQSISESKVDEKPVESETQSDNQVAKTEENTPSEDFAAYEEHMTYASDGGAIYTDPSTKQKYKWCTTQNNWQPLSSDEAASAGDLYENEHYKWCPKTEQWLPKKQETETEHYKWDDEQKKWIPKQQNPGQEGVYGVDEQGERTYTDKDGVEFFWDAEKSAWFPKIDDDFMARYQMNYGFIDNTSAGEKEKAEKEAAEAKRKEEELTRMTAEAEAAMSRDNAASTAAPTGKRKIQEPPKWFEMDPSQNTKVYVSNLPLDITMDEFADLMGKCGMVMRDPQTQKFKLKLYAEKDGQIKGDGLCDYIKVESVNLALKILDEYNLRGHKIRVQRAQFQMRGEYNPALKPKRKKKDKEKLQKMKEKLFDWRPDKMRGERSKNEKTVIIKNLFTPELFEKEVELILEYQNNLREECSKCGMVRKVVIYDRHPEGVAQINMSSPEEADQVIQMMQGRYFGQRQLSAESWDGKTKYKIDESAVEASERLSKWDEFLAQEEADKKAAEEEEKKEEEDQDDDSPESQLLPGDATP, from the exons ATGAGTGACGAAGGTGAAAGTAAACCGGAGCAGGCGGCGAAACCTGAAGCGGAGGAGGAAAGTGAGGAGAAAATAGAAGAGCAAAGCATTTCGGAATCAAAAGTTGATGAAAAGCCAGTGGAAAGTGAAACGCAATCGGATAATCAGGTAGCCAAAACGGAGGAGAACACGCCATCGGAGGACTTTGCCGCCTACGAGGAGCATATGACCTATGCATCGGATGGTGGAGCCATCTATACGGATCCCAGCACCAAGCAAAAATACAAATGGTGCACTACGCAAAACAATTGGCAACCCCTGAGCTCCGATGAGGCAGCCAGTGCAGGGGATCTCTACGAGAACGAGCACTACAAATGGTGCCCCAAGACGGAGCAGTGGTTGCCCAAGAAACAGGAAACCGAAACGGAGCACTACAAGTGGGATGATGAGCAGAAAAAGTGGATACCCAAGCAGCAGAATCCCGGTCAGGAGGGGGTCTACGGAGTGGATGAGCAGGGCGAGCGCACTTACACGGACAAGGATGGGGTCGAGTTCTTTTGGGATGCCGAAAAGAGCGCCTGGTTCCCCAAGATCGATGATGATTTCATGGCCCGCTACCAAATGAACTATGGATTCATTGACAATACCTCGGCGGGGGAGAAGGAGAAGGCTGAAAAGGAGGCGGCCGAGGCCAAGAGAAAGGAGGAGGAACTCACGCGGATGACGGCCGAGGCGGAGGCAGCCATGTCTAGGGATAACGCGGCATCCACAGCAGCACCCACCGGCAAGCGAAAGATCCAAGAGCCACCAA AATGGTTCGAAATGGATCCCTCGCAGAACACCAAGGTGTACGTCTCCAATTTGCCCCTGGACATCACCATGGATGAGTTTGCCGACCTGATGGGCAAGTGTGGCATGGTCATGCGGGATCCCCAGACCCAGAAGTTCAAGCTGAAACTGTATGCCGAAAAAGATGGCCAGATCAAGGGCGATGGCCTCTGCGATTATATCAAG GTGGAGAGTGTAAATCTGGCGCTTAAAATCCTGGACGAGTATAACCTGCGGGGACACAAAATTCGCGTCCAGAGAGCTCAGTTCCAAATGCGCGGAGAGTACAATCCCGCTTTGAAACCCAAGCGGAAGAAGAAGGACAAGGAGAAGTTACAGAAAATGAAGGAGAA ATTATTTGACTGGCGTCCTGATAAAATGCGTGGCGAGCGCTCAAAGAATGAGAAAACAGTCATTATCAAGAACCTTTTTACCCCAGAGCTCTTTGAAAAGGAAGTGGAGCTCATCTTGGAGTACCAGAACAATCTGCGCGAAGAGTGCAGCAAGTGCGGGATGGTCCGCAAAGTGGTCATCTACGAT CGCCATCCTGAGGGCGTTGCCCAGATCAATATGTCCTCGCCGGAGGAAGCCGACCAGGTCATTCAAATGATGCAGGGACGCTATTTTGGCCAGCGACAGCTAAGTGCCGAGTCCTGGGATGGCAAGACCAAATACAA AATTGATGAATCAGCCGTGGAGGCTAGTGAACGCCTCTCGAAATGGGATGAGTTCTTGGCCCAAGAAGAGGCCGATAAGAAAGCAgctgaggaggaggagaaaaaggaggaggaggaccaAGATGACGACTCCCCGGAAAGCCAGCTGTTACCAGGAGATGCCACCCCTTAG
- the LOC108013106 gene encoding streptococcal hemagglutinin has translation MDIPASGAIFTLGKSHLAENTQSYFYIKNDPVKRLISGPNQSAVICESGRLFVWGENHYGQLGIGGHGGGASGKKGGGHNGDIVTKPTCVKALKTLGLKICDAAFGNHWAVMLTHSNEIFFTGRNIFPDDTHVAQHFTSAQVEQQPCAIIRKPFRLEEFDDYLSKSEETDNFMAIQAGNEHFAVLTSTGRLIGCGSNAQQQLGELEADYDGHPVEIRLDAPVQQFACGPESTLVLTASGNLFLTGHLNEFVFPRFTELQKNLPPTEAIIFMHISKTSEVYIVTNAGSIYRSFESVRNKSLVFQRFYDYDSEENGPIWKLLKGFSFYAVLSKANKFFTTFSESGHHLKTFREISKFKNLRLLDIAVGDQHVLVQGIPRSSMSSASTSGSAEPNRYMSRSFVLQPPDANGNAEQGVRSHSGRSLTKQEGVEETEERSMAATVGGLAAAAGAGTVAAMEAVKHLISGEKPEEKDEPKDVNANTDSGESIADEHKEANGNDEKDPRPTSSSKEEPNQLADPVAKSPKDRDQNIEDQQEIKDHPSTAVTSEAIKTMDEYKAIEPTAPVESPTKPAESKESPVKPMESPVKPPDLPEKAKESPIKSMASPVKPMESMQKLPTPPSHTPTPPKSPTESLRSEKSMHSMQSFNPQPKMPGSQEKLLRPRTPYPDSSDSSTPQTIKKTPIRNFSYEAAMDHDHLERTSPELVSSLETVEEVPPATIQVSTPTPPTEEDEQLAVEITTTNDSKDSSKVINEIRFINNGVDVTAKVEEQMPDTPLESSVEELESDGEQMLHHVEEHVDKIVTRTEEVAAKAGEEALDAMDSRRNSIQTAVRNAANGARDAMEAAGERMATGARGAVDAVGGAVGAAGKGAQRMASDAMHAVEQAGSNAVKAASDTKDSMGRAMDSVTSKISSEVQGAKENISSLFQIKAAREADPQTTPVSTPRGDDDLSSKEGAPKTTTTLGSNEEDERTTASVNSNHNSAGHGNGNGNIFEPSNPFEDPLDAVVERSKKAMQEDLRAMQLRASSHVQAVAQQKEEDAKGFMQQVIDRLSCRNEKAVRIEDDVRPPALGTHGKNTNKVNSELSLTNGQAHGDQPQASRVCTIL, from the exons ATGGATATACCAGCCAGTGGAGCCATATTCACCCTGGGCAAATCCCATCTGGCGGAGAATACCCAAAGCTATTTCTACATCAAGAACGATCCTGTGAAGCGCCTGATTTCCGGTCCCAACCAGAGCGCTGTCATTTGTG AATCTGGACGACTATTTGTTTGGGGCGAGAACCACTACGGGCAGCTCGGGATTGGCGGCCATGGAGGAGGAGCCAGCGGCAAGAAGGGCGGCGGCCACAACGGGGACATCGTCACCAAGCCCACCTGCGTGAAGGCCTTGAAAACGCTGGGATTAAAGATTTGCGACGCCGCCTTCGGCAATCACTGGGCCGTGATGCTGACAC ATTCCaacgaaatattttttacGGGTCGCAACATCTTTCCCGATGACACCCATGTGGCTCAGCACTTTACCAGCGCCCAAGTGGAGCAGCAGCCGTGCGCCATTATCCGGAAACCATTTCGGCTGGAGGAGTTCGACGATTACCTGTCCAAGAGCGAGGAGACGGACAACTTCATGGCAATCCAGGCGGGAAATGAGCACTTTGCCGTGCTGACCA GTACTGGTCGGTTGATTGGATGCGGTTCCAATGCCCAGCAGCAGCTGGGCGAACTGGAGGCGGACTATGATGGTCATCCGGTGGAGATTCGCCTAGATGCTCCAGTGCAGCAGTTCGCCTGCGGACCCGAGTCCACGCTGGTGCTGACTGCCAGCGGGAACCTCTTCCTCACCGGCCACCTCAACGAATTCGTCTTTCCGCGCTTCACCGAGCTGCAGAAGAACCTGCCGCCCACCGAGGCCATCATCTTCATGCACATCTCGAAGACCAGCGAGGTGTATATCGTGACCAATGCGGGCAGCATCTATCGCAGCTTTGAGTCGGTGCGAAACAAGAGCCTGGTCTTCCAGCGCTTCTACGACTACGACAGCGAGGAGAACGGACCCATCTGGAAGCTCCTCAAGGGCTTCTCCTTCTACGCGGTCCTCAGCAAGGCCAACAAGTTCTTCACCACCTTCTCGGAGAGCGGCCATCATCTGAAGACCTTCCGTGAGATCTCTAAGTTCAAGAACCTTCGGCTGCTGGACATCGCAGTGGGGGATCAGCACGTCCTGGTGCAGGGCATTCCGCGCTCCTCGATGTCTTCGGCTTCTACAAGTGGTTCAGCTGAACCAAATCGCTATATGAGCCGCAGTTTCGTGCTGCAACCACCGGATGCCAATGGAAACGCCGAGCAAGGAGTCAGGAGTCACAGCGGCAGAAGTCTCACCAAACAAGAAGGCGTGGAGGAGACCGAGGAACGATCAATGGCGGCCACTGTGGGAGGATTGGCAGCTGCAGCCGGCGCTGGAACAGTCGCGGCCATGGAGGCAGTGAAGCATTTAATAAGTGGAGAAAAACCGGAAGAGAAAGATGAACCCAAGGATGTGAATGCAAATACAGATAGTGGCGAGTCCATAGCTGATGAACATAAAGAGGCGAATGGTAATGATGAAAAGGATCCGCGACCAACCAGTTCTTCAAAAGAGGAACCGAATCAATTGGCCGATCCCGTTGCAAAATCTCCTAAGGATAGAGATCAAAACATAGAAGATCAGCAAGAAATCAAAGATCATCCAAGCACAGCAGTCACAAGTGAAGCCATAAAAACAATGGATGAGTACAAAGCAATAGAGCCCACGGCACCTGTGGAATCCCCAACAAAACCAGCGGAATCTAAGGAATCGCCAGTAAAACCAATGGAATCCCCTGTGAAACCACCAGATTTACCAGAAAAAGCTAAAGAATCTCCTATTAAATCAATGGCGTCGCCAGTCAAACCCATGGAATCAATGCAGAAGCTACCAACACCTCCctcacacacacccacacctCCAAAATCACCCACAGAATCATTAAGATCCGAAAAATCTATGCACTCTATGCAATCATTTAATCCGCAGCCGAAAATGCCAGGCAGCCAGGAGAAGCTCTTGCGACCACGTACTCCTTATCCGGACAGCAGTGATTCCAGCACACCGCAAACGATTAAGAAGACCCCTATACGAAACTTTTCCTACGAGGCGGCTATGGATCATGATCACCTGGAGAGGACCTCGCCCGAATTGGTGTCCAGCCTGGAGACGGTGGAGGAGGTGCCGCCGGCCACAATCCAAGTGAGCACGCCCACGCCGCCCACCGAAGAGGATGAACAGTTGGCCGTGGAGATTACCACGACGAACGACTCGAAGGACAGCAGCAAAGTGATCAACGAAATACGCTTCATCAACAATGGCGTGGATGTGACGGCCAAGGTGGAGGAACAAATGCCGGATACACCGCTGGAGAGCTCTGTGGAGGAACTGGAATCGGATGGAGAGCAAATGCTGCACCACGTGGAGGAGCATGTGGACAAAATAGTCACGCGTACCGAAGAGGTAGCGGCCAAGGCAGGCGAAGAAGCGTTGGATGCCATGGACTCCAGGCGTAATTCCATCCAAACGGCGGTTAGGAATGCAGCAAATGGAGCCCGTGATGCCATGGAGGCAGCCGGGGAACGAATGGCCACCGGAGCTCGTGGAGCAGTGGATGCCGTTGGCGGTGCAGTGGGAGCGGCGGGAAAAGGTGCCCAGCGGATGGCTAGCGATGCAATGCACGCTGTGGAGCAGGCGGGCAGCAATGCGGTTAAGGCAGCCTCCGACACAAAGGATTCGATGGGCAGGGCCATGGACTCGGTGACGAGCAAGATCTCCAGTGAAGTACAGGGCGCCAAGGAGAATATCTCGTCTTTGTTTCAAATTAAGGCGGCCAGGGAGGCGGATCCGCAGACCACGCCAGTTTCAACACCTCGCGGGGATGATGACTTGTCCTCCAAGGAGGGGGCACCCAAGACGACCACCACTTTGGGTTCCAACGAGGAGGACGAGCGAACAACAGCCTCAGTGAACTCTAACCACAATTCCGCGGGACATGGCAATGGCAATGGGAATATTTTCGAGCCCAGCAATCCCTTTGAGGATCCCCTGGACGCGGTGGTGGAGCGCAGCAAGAAGGCCATGCAGGAGGACCTTCGGGCCATGCAACTGCGGGCCAGTTCCCATGTCCAGGCGGTGGCCCAGCAAAAGGAGGAGGACGCCAAGGGATTCATGCAGCAGGTGATAGACAGACTCTCGTGCCGCAATGAAAAGGCGGTCAGGATTGAAG ATGATGTACGTCCGCCGGCTTTAGGAACTCACGGCAAGAACACAAACAAGGTGAACAGCGAGCTGAGCTTAACCAATGGACAGGCACATGGCGATCAGCCGCAGGCGTCGCGGGTCTGCACGATTTTATAA